In Chitinophaga sp. HK235, a single window of DNA contains:
- a CDS encoding lipopolysaccharide assembly protein LapB, with the protein MRKSLINCLKAGVLLCLSHIAAAQEQPAISKTADVHFRREEYAQAAGLYERLLRTREGRRHAHEIKEKLADSYRLFNQYDKATYWYGQLLQENPNDAEARLHYADMLKCLGQYEDAKRQYQQYPDQQRVASRIAGCDSAIKWAASPAPIPLKNETGINTGKNDWGSSWYGNRVVFVSDSVRKNIWYIKGTRRRYGRNNAGYGKLYEAEDTRSGIGYVKDFSAFINNYPFHVGPVCFAPAGDTAYVTVTDPARKVAYDKKEKPVYGTRQLRLLVFVRKNNRWQPPVAFPYNSNDYSLGHAALNESGNILYFTSDMPGGTGGTDIWYCEKQDDNTWGQPRNCGRVINTTDDEAFPVAGSHEMLYYASKGLPGLGGYDVFATTGNRSDWTVPVNLMLPFNSSGDDFCYVPQTLHEGFISSNRPGGMGGDDIYSFSLPPALPELQPLPVPLLRIPLTVDICTYTNTCVYLYNKTRDMGWCYMIAAPSEKITAKLEPNAEYIIRVHYPDHVESLAFDTHNMTGSEPVYKTICPETSGKPVIKKKVRKHPSKHVPKHKKGHPTPRSKRHRR; encoded by the coding sequence ATGAGAAAATCATTGATCAATTGTTTAAAAGCAGGTGTACTGCTGTGCTTATCACACATAGCTGCAGCCCAGGAACAGCCAGCCATCAGTAAAACGGCAGATGTACATTTCAGAAGAGAAGAATATGCACAGGCAGCAGGCCTCTATGAAAGACTGCTACGCACCCGCGAAGGACGCAGACATGCACATGAGATCAAGGAAAAACTGGCAGACTCTTACCGACTGTTCAACCAGTACGATAAAGCTACCTATTGGTATGGGCAATTGTTGCAGGAAAACCCCAACGATGCCGAAGCCCGCCTGCATTATGCAGATATGCTCAAATGTCTGGGACAATATGAAGACGCTAAAAGGCAATATCAGCAATACCCTGACCAGCAGCGGGTCGCGTCCCGTATCGCAGGATGCGATTCTGCCATAAAATGGGCAGCCAGTCCAGCACCCATTCCATTAAAAAATGAAACCGGCATTAATACCGGGAAAAATGACTGGGGAAGCTCCTGGTATGGGAATCGTGTTGTATTTGTGTCTGACAGTGTCCGCAAGAATATCTGGTATATCAAAGGAACCCGGCGCCGTTATGGGCGTAACAATGCCGGTTATGGAAAACTGTATGAAGCGGAAGATACCCGGAGCGGTATTGGTTATGTAAAAGACTTTTCCGCTTTTATCAACAACTATCCCTTCCATGTAGGACCTGTATGTTTTGCACCAGCTGGTGACACCGCCTATGTTACCGTGACAGATCCGGCCAGGAAAGTGGCATACGATAAAAAGGAAAAACCGGTGTATGGTACCCGTCAGCTCAGACTGCTCGTCTTTGTCCGTAAAAACAACCGGTGGCAGCCTCCTGTGGCTTTCCCTTATAACAGCAACGACTACTCGCTGGGGCATGCTGCATTGAACGAGTCCGGCAATATCCTGTACTTCACCTCCGATATGCCTGGTGGCACCGGCGGAACGGATATATGGTATTGCGAAAAACAGGACGACAACACCTGGGGCCAGCCCCGGAACTGCGGACGCGTAATCAATACAACAGATGATGAAGCGTTTCCGGTAGCGGGCTCTCATGAAATGCTGTATTATGCCAGTAAAGGCCTGCCTGGCCTTGGTGGCTATGATGTATTTGCTACCACCGGTAACAGAAGCGATTGGACGGTGCCTGTCAACCTGATGCTACCATTTAATTCCAGCGGTGATGACTTTTGTTATGTGCCGCAAACTTTGCATGAGGGCTTTATTTCCTCCAACAGGCCAGGAGGTATGGGAGGCGATGATATCTATAGCTTTAGCCTGCCGCCAGCCCTGCCTGAACTACAACCACTACCTGTTCCGCTATTACGTATACCCCTTACCGTAGATATCTGCACCTATACCAACACCTGTGTATATCTGTATAATAAAACCCGTGATATGGGCTGGTGTTATATGATTGCCGCTCCATCTGAAAAGATAACAGCTAAGCTGGAACCCAATGCAGAATATATTATCCGGGTACACTACCCTGACCATGTAGAAAGCCTGGCTTTTGATACCCATAATATGACCGGATCAGAGCCGGTGTATAAAACGATCTGTCCGGAAACCAGCGGCAAACCTGTTATCAAGAAAAAAGTGCGTAAACATCCTTCCAAACATGTTCCCAAACATAAAAAGGGGCATCCTACACCCAGGAGCAAGAGACATCGGAGATAA
- a CDS encoding type IX secretion system membrane protein PorP/SprF — translation MTKRLLLFVLGCLGLLTAAGQQNVQFSQYIFNGLSVNPAYAGYKQDWYLNAIYRHQWVNFPGAPQTAGVSIDGLTNAKDERVGVGAQVMFDKLGPQENLSAYGFYSYRIPLDPDDTRRLCIGLGGGITQYSVDGTALKFVDDLDQAIPQGKTSRIVPDARFGVYYYTPKFYIGASVMDLFSLYTSNINYYWGGYNYSTLRKTQHLYLTAGYLLNLSENLKLKPSLLVKEDFKGPTNLDINAFLLIADRLWIGGSYRTGVKLWSKPALANDLEQLDAASALVEFYATPQLRIGYSYDITINKMASYQQGSHEISVGFLFNSKKYQSRTMSPRYF, via the coding sequence ATGACAAAGCGACTCCTATTATTTGTATTAGGCTGCTTAGGGCTACTGACAGCTGCCGGACAACAAAATGTTCAGTTCAGCCAGTATATATTTAATGGCCTGAGTGTAAACCCGGCATACGCCGGATACAAGCAGGACTGGTACCTGAATGCCATTTACCGCCACCAGTGGGTTAATTTCCCGGGAGCACCACAAACGGCAGGTGTCTCCATTGATGGCCTTACAAACGCCAAAGACGAAAGAGTAGGAGTAGGCGCACAGGTGATGTTTGATAAACTGGGGCCTCAGGAAAACCTGTCGGCATACGGTTTTTACTCCTACCGCATCCCGCTCGATCCTGATGATACCCGGCGTCTGTGCATTGGCCTGGGCGGAGGCATCACCCAGTACAGCGTAGATGGTACCGCACTGAAGTTTGTGGACGACCTGGACCAGGCTATCCCACAGGGTAAAACCTCTAGAATAGTTCCTGACGCCCGTTTTGGCGTGTATTACTATACGCCTAAGTTTTATATCGGTGCTTCTGTCATGGACCTGTTTTCCCTGTATACCTCCAATATCAATTACTACTGGGGTGGATACAATTACAGCACTTTGCGTAAGACCCAGCATCTGTATCTGACGGCCGGTTATCTGCTGAATCTTTCAGAAAACCTCAAACTGAAACCATCATTGCTGGTGAAGGAAGATTTTAAAGGCCCTACAAATCTGGATATCAACGCATTTTTACTGATAGCCGACAGGCTATGGATTGGTGGCTCCTATCGCACAGGGGTGAAGTTATGGAGCAAACCTGCACTGGCCAACGATCTGGAACAACTGGACGCCGCCAGTGCACTGGTGGAGTTTTACGCCACACCACAGCTCCGTATTGGTTATTCATACGATATCACCATCAACAAAATGGCCAGCTATCAGCAAGGGTCACACGAAATCTCAGTAGGCTTCCTCTTCAACAGTAAAAAATATCAATCCCGTACTATGAGTCCCCGGTACTTTTAA
- the atpA gene encoding F0F1 ATP synthase subunit alpha gives MVDIKPDEISAILRQQLSNFNASADLEEVGTVLSVGDGIARIYGLGNVRYGELVEFSNGVKAIALNLEEDNVGVVLMGGSQDIKEGDKVRRTGKIASINVGEGMVGRVVNTLGEPIDGKGPITGQLYEMPLERKAPGVLYREPVKEPLQTGIKAIDAMIPIGRGQRELVIGDRQTGKTAICIDTIINQKEFYEAGKPVFCIYVAVGQKASTVAGVMKTLQEAGAMAYTVIVAASASEPAPLQFYAPFAGAAIGEFFRDSGRPALIVYDDLSKQAVAYREVSLLLKRPPGREAYPGDVFYLHSRLLERAAKIINNDDIAKQMNDLPESIKHLVKGGGSLTALPIIETQASDVSAYIPTNVISITDGQIFLEGNLFNAGVRPAINVGISVSRVGGNAQIKSMKSVSGTLKLDQAQYREMEAFSKFGGDLDAATKAVIDKGARNVEILKQAQFSPLPVEKQVAIIYLGTKGLLRDVPVKQVRAFEEAFLNEMQVRLPEVLAEFKSGKLPEEGIKKMLTLANELKPRFV, from the coding sequence ATGGTTGATATTAAACCTGATGAAATTTCGGCGATATTACGCCAGCAGTTAAGCAACTTCAATGCTTCTGCCGATCTCGAAGAGGTAGGCACAGTATTGTCGGTGGGTGATGGTATCGCCCGCATCTACGGTTTGGGTAATGTGCGTTATGGTGAACTGGTTGAATTCAGCAATGGTGTAAAAGCAATTGCATTGAACCTGGAAGAAGATAACGTAGGTGTGGTTTTGATGGGTGGATCTCAGGACATTAAAGAAGGAGATAAAGTACGTCGTACCGGTAAAATCGCTTCCATCAACGTGGGCGAAGGCATGGTAGGACGCGTGGTAAATACACTGGGCGAACCAATCGATGGTAAAGGCCCTATCACTGGTCAGCTGTATGAAATGCCACTGGAGCGTAAAGCACCAGGTGTACTGTACCGCGAACCAGTAAAAGAACCGCTGCAGACTGGTATCAAAGCGATCGACGCGATGATTCCTATCGGCCGTGGTCAGCGTGAGCTGGTAATCGGTGACCGTCAGACAGGTAAAACTGCTATCTGTATCGATACCATCATCAACCAGAAAGAATTTTATGAAGCAGGTAAACCTGTATTTTGCATATACGTGGCTGTAGGTCAGAAAGCATCTACCGTTGCAGGTGTAATGAAAACTTTACAGGAAGCTGGTGCAATGGCTTACACTGTAATCGTTGCTGCTTCTGCATCTGAACCAGCTCCGCTGCAGTTCTACGCTCCATTTGCCGGTGCTGCTATCGGTGAGTTCTTCCGTGACAGCGGCCGTCCAGCCCTGATCGTATACGATGACCTGTCCAAACAGGCCGTTGCTTACCGTGAGGTATCCCTGCTGCTGAAACGTCCTCCTGGTCGTGAAGCTTATCCTGGTGACGTATTCTACCTGCATAGCCGTCTGCTCGAACGTGCTGCGAAAATCATCAACAACGATGATATCGCAAAACAAATGAACGACCTGCCTGAGTCTATCAAACACCTGGTAAAAGGTGGTGGTTCCCTCACTGCATTGCCGATCATCGAAACACAGGCATCTGACGTATCTGCATACATCCCAACCAACGTAATCTCCATCACCGATGGTCAGATCTTCCTGGAAGGTAACCTGTTCAACGCCGGTGTACGTCCTGCGATCAACGTAGGTATCTCCGTAAGCCGCGTGGGTGGTAACGCTCAGATCAAATCCATGAAATCAGTATCCGGTACCCTGAAACTCGACCAGGCTCAATACCGCGAAATGGAGGCCTTCTCCAAATTCGGTGGTGACCTGGACGCTGCTACCAAAGCAGTTATCGACAAAGGTGCCCGTAACGTGGAAATCCTGAAACAAGCACAGTTCAGCCCGCTGCCTGTAGAAAAACAAGTCGCAATCATCTACCTCGGTACCAAAGGTCTGCTGCGTGATGTTCCGGTTAAACAGGTTCGCGCTTTCGAAGAAGCTTTCCTGAACGAAATGCAGGTTCGCTTACCAGAAGTACTGGCCGAATTCAAAAGCGGTAAACTGCCTGAAGAAGGTATCAAAAAGATGCTGACCCTGGCTAATGAACTGAAACCAAGGTTCGTTTAA
- the atpH gene encoding ATP synthase F1 subunit delta yields the protein MQNPRLASRYAKSLIDLVQEKGQLEAVHNDMLFLQQLVKSNRDVVSLLKSPIIKADKKQKIMAAILEGRVNATTLAFINLLINKTRESCLPEMAVEFTRQYNVIKNISIVKITTAVALDNATLETIRQKVASEIPQQVQLETAVNEELIGGFVLEANDNLFDASVARDLHDIKKQFSKNIYVSAIR from the coding sequence ATGCAGAATCCCCGTTTAGCATCTAGGTATGCAAAATCATTGATAGACCTGGTTCAGGAAAAGGGCCAGCTGGAAGCGGTGCATAACGACATGCTGTTCCTGCAGCAACTGGTGAAATCCAACCGCGATGTGGTGAGTTTGCTCAAAAGCCCGATTATCAAGGCTGATAAAAAGCAGAAGATCATGGCGGCCATCCTGGAAGGTAGAGTAAATGCTACCACCCTGGCTTTCATCAACCTGCTGATCAATAAAACACGTGAAAGCTGCCTGCCCGAAATGGCGGTAGAATTCACCCGTCAGTACAATGTTATCAAAAACATCAGTATTGTAAAAATCACTACAGCAGTAGCACTGGACAACGCTACCCTGGAAACAATCCGTCAGAAAGTGGCCAGCGAGATCCCTCAGCAGGTACAACTGGAAACAGCTGTAAATGAAGAGTTGATCGGTGGTTTTGTGCTCGAAGCCAACGACAATCTGTTTGATGCTTCCGTTGCCCGTGATCTGCACGATATCAAAAAACAATTCAGCAAGAATATTTACGTATCCGCAATACGTTAA